A section of the Acropora muricata isolate sample 2 chromosome 4, ASM3666990v1, whole genome shotgun sequence genome encodes:
- the LOC136914155 gene encoding dehydrogenase/reductase SDR family member 7-like, giving the protein MNHKLLILAVVIPLLCFLLAKYQDADFNLMFYEIFGQDATVALKGKVVWITGASSGIGEYLAYELSKCGCKLVLSARRKEQLERVKEKCAAISSALDPSFQKDQDILVLPLDLLQLDTHENLAKDVIKHFGKVDILVNNGARGQLSWMKETPLEVDRVILDLNLVGTISITKAVLPYMLQQQGGDIVVVSSLGGKMGGPLSATYSASKFALHGYFDSVRIELGEHNIGVQTVCPGPVESNLVDYAITKDVNKALKDEPSLSGLLEKKFLKWMTTERCAKLMAVGMANNLDETWISEHPFLLIVYLHQYFPNLARWISKNYSLAMVKSMLEQ; this is encoded by the exons ATGAATCACAAGCTATTGATTCTGGCGGTAGTGATCCCTCTATTGTGTTTCTTGCTCGCGAAATACCAGGATGCTGATTTCAATCTGATGTTTTACGAAATCTTTGGTCAAGATGCCACTGTTGCATTGAAGGGTAAAGTGGTTTGGATAACGGGTGCTTCTAGTGGAATAGGAGAATATTTAGCTTACGAATTGTCGAAATGTGGCTGCAAATTGGTACTGTCAGCAAGAAGGAAAGAGCAATTGGAGAGAGTAAAGGAAAAGTGTGCCG CTATTTCTAGTGCTCTTGACCCATCATTTCAAAAAGACCAAGATATCCTTGTACTTCCCCTTGACTTGTTACAGTTGGACACACATGAAAACCTTGCTAAAGACGTTATCAAACATTTTGGAAAG GTTGATATTTTGGTCAACAATGGTGCTCGTGGACAACTGTCCTGGATGAAGGAAACACCTCTGGAAGTAGACAGAGTTATTTTAGACCTGAATCTCGTAGGAACGATATCCATTACAAAAGCTGTTCTTCCATACATGCTACAGCAACAAGGGGGAGACATTGTTGTTGTGAGCAGTCTGGGTGGAAAAATGG GGGGCCCTCTCTCAGCCACTTACTCAGCCAGCAAATTTGCATTACAT GGTTACTTTGACTCAGTTCGGATAGAACTGGGAGAGCACAACattggtgtgcagactgtttgtCCTGGACCTGTTGAATCAAATCTTGTTGATTATGCTATTACCAAGGATGTAAACAAG GCTTTAAAAGATGAGCCCTCACTCTCAGGTCTCTTAGAAAAGAAGTTTTTGAAATGGATGACCACTGAACGTTGTGCGAAGTTGATGGCAGTGGGCATGGCGAATAACTTGGATGAAACATGGATTTCAGAACACCCATTTTTGTTGATAGTCTATTTGCACCAATACTTCCCAAACCTGGCAAGATG gATTTCCAAGAACTACTCTTTGGCCATGGTAAAATCTATGTTAGAGCAATGA